Proteins from a genomic interval of Gordonia sp. SL306:
- a CDS encoding oxygenase MpaB family protein — MSSTTQTPPAPVPPRRHRSADARGRRMGRLLRIYWRLSEPSEGDLEVLGRRLMMRDEPAAVLVRAMRLPKEDAARVTMAQFQAALETGVTDESPEALRSFFSVVENTPDWVDPDLCERGATVFRRFGQNADDVLLQLSLIGGYRFGGPVDLLAETGGLSGSTTRRRLGETQTWAIAVGQRGGMVRHGTGWKLTVHVRLMHALVNEAFERNGRWDSTEWGLPINQTDLASTLNLFSGALMMGVRALGVPISKEDSRALMHLWKYVGWLIGVDDDWLFDDERDQHQLSYAILLSQTDVTDAGGQLARALVDVQDELHYRFVHGISARYTRERLLSMLEGFLGAEGMRDLTLPQRIPWAFGTAWVRNTISYRLIGPTPIGGRYLEWRGQRARDRARYRHFGNDGAEIGSLPIARHG; from the coding sequence ATGTCATCGACGACGCAGACCCCGCCTGCGCCTGTACCGCCCAGGCGGCATCGTTCTGCGGACGCACGCGGCCGCCGGATGGGACGACTCCTCCGTATCTACTGGCGATTGTCAGAGCCGAGCGAGGGAGACCTCGAGGTCCTCGGCCGGCGCCTGATGATGCGCGACGAGCCCGCGGCGGTCTTGGTGCGGGCGATGCGGCTGCCCAAGGAAGACGCGGCACGCGTGACGATGGCCCAGTTCCAGGCCGCGCTCGAAACGGGTGTCACGGATGAGAGCCCGGAGGCCCTGCGGTCCTTCTTCTCCGTGGTCGAGAACACGCCCGACTGGGTCGATCCAGACCTCTGTGAACGCGGCGCCACTGTCTTCCGACGCTTCGGGCAGAACGCCGACGACGTTCTCCTACAGCTTTCGTTGATCGGTGGATATCGCTTCGGTGGGCCGGTCGATCTCCTCGCGGAGACCGGTGGACTCTCGGGGAGCACCACGAGGCGTCGCCTCGGTGAGACCCAGACCTGGGCGATCGCGGTCGGGCAACGGGGCGGAATGGTCCGACACGGTACGGGATGGAAACTCACCGTCCACGTACGGCTGATGCACGCGCTCGTCAACGAGGCCTTCGAACGCAACGGACGCTGGGACAGCACCGAGTGGGGGCTACCGATCAACCAGACCGATCTGGCATCGACCCTGAATCTGTTCAGCGGCGCACTGATGATGGGTGTGCGAGCCCTCGGTGTGCCGATCAGCAAGGAGGATTCACGGGCGCTGATGCATCTCTGGAAGTACGTGGGATGGCTCATCGGCGTGGACGACGACTGGTTGTTCGACGACGAGCGCGACCAACATCAACTCAGCTACGCGATCCTGCTGTCGCAGACCGACGTGACCGACGCCGGTGGGCAGCTCGCTCGGGCGCTCGTCGACGTGCAGGACGAGTTGCACTACCGGTTCGTTCACGGCATCTCGGCCCGGTACACCCGTGAACGTCTCCTCAGCATGCTGGAAGGCTTCCTCGGCGCCGAGGGGATGCGCGATCTGACCCTGCCGCAACGGATTCCGTGGGCATTCGGCACCGCATGGGTCCGGAACACGATCAGTTACCGGCTGATCGGTCCGACGCCCATCGGGGGTCGATATCTGGAATGGCGCGGACAGCGCGCCCGCGATCGCGCCCGCTACCGTCACTTCGGCAATGACGGAGCAGAGATCGGTTCGCTGCCGATCGCCAGACACGGCTGA
- a CDS encoding methylated-DNA--[protein]-cysteine S-methyltransferase — translation METVRHAVIETSLGDATLVADDDVLVCCYLEIADTSAFGERVVPLHDPVLSRAVTQFEEYLAGERTDFDVPLRADGDEFSERVWALLQDIPYGRTTTYGRLALRLGDKFLAQRVGRSLGQNPISVFIPCHRVIGADGSLTGYAGGLERKRLLLELEEPPEVRAGRLF, via the coding sequence ATGGAGACGGTACGACATGCGGTGATCGAGACGTCGCTCGGTGACGCGACCCTCGTCGCCGACGACGATGTCCTGGTCTGCTGCTACCTCGAGATCGCGGACACCTCGGCATTCGGCGAACGGGTCGTCCCGCTCCACGATCCGGTGTTGAGCCGGGCGGTGACCCAGTTCGAGGAGTACCTCGCCGGCGAGCGGACCGACTTCGATGTGCCGTTGCGCGCCGACGGTGACGAATTCTCCGAGCGCGTCTGGGCCCTGCTGCAGGACATCCCGTATGGGCGGACCACCACCTACGGCCGACTCGCCCTACGTCTCGGCGACAAGTTCCTCGCGCAACGCGTCGGCCGGTCCCTGGGGCAGAACCCGATCAGTGTGTTCATCCCGTGCCACCGGGTGATCGGCGCCGACGGCTCGCTGACCGGATATGCCGGCGGGCTGGAGCGCAAGCGCCTGCTCCTCGAACTGGAAGAGCCACCAGAGGTGCGGGCGGGCCGGTTGTTCTGA
- a CDS encoding MarR family winged helix-turn-helix transcriptional regulator, producing the protein MGPDPITDLEAELVDIWRRGRIQIRDRVRAIHPKLDPTCYPLLVLLSRNDAVPMSALLAELGLEKSTLTRQIDSVVRLGLVERHPDPDDARARVVAMTDTGRARFDDVALAALAEWRDQLSRWDPDDVRQLADLLRRLAESTT; encoded by the coding sequence ATGGGCCCGGATCCCATCACCGACCTGGAGGCCGAACTCGTCGACATCTGGCGGCGTGGTCGTATCCAGATCCGAGACCGCGTGCGCGCGATCCACCCGAAACTGGATCCGACCTGTTATCCGCTCCTGGTCCTGCTCTCTCGCAACGACGCCGTGCCGATGTCTGCCCTGCTGGCCGAGCTGGGACTGGAGAAGTCGACGTTGACCCGACAGATCGACTCCGTGGTACGCCTGGGTCTCGTCGAGCGCCATCCCGATCCGGACGATGCGCGGGCACGCGTAGTGGCCATGACGGACACGGGACGCGCCCGCTTCGACGACGTGGCCCTCGCCGCCCTCGCGGAGTGGCGAGACCAATTGTCCCGATGGGATCCCGACGACGTCCGACAGCTCGCCGACCTGCTCAGACGTCTCGCCGAGAGCACAACATGA
- a CDS encoding DsbA family oxidoreductase, which yields MTVAVDIWTDINCPFCYLGKRRFEAALGEFPQRDGVTVVHRSFELDPTLAPGTSAPVVEHIAQKYGIPVEQAAANEQGIAAQAGDLGLGYRTSGRDFGSSFDMHRLLHHALAHGRQEALLDALYEANFAEDEPLFGDHERLVEIAVRAGLDEAGVRAVVDDPDAYADAVRRDESEAASLGATGVPFFVFGGKYAVSGAQPPETFARALQLAWGDQLVPVGVESADTCGPDGCAVPDTDARGADGRRSDD from the coding sequence ATGACCGTGGCGGTTGACATCTGGACCGACATCAACTGTCCCTTCTGCTACCTGGGGAAGCGACGTTTCGAGGCGGCGCTGGGGGAGTTTCCGCAGCGTGACGGCGTCACGGTGGTGCACCGTTCGTTCGAACTGGACCCGACGCTGGCGCCGGGAACGAGCGCACCCGTCGTCGAACACATAGCTCAGAAGTACGGGATACCGGTGGAGCAGGCGGCGGCGAACGAGCAGGGCATCGCCGCCCAGGCCGGCGACCTCGGACTGGGTTACCGCACGAGTGGCCGCGATTTCGGCAGCAGTTTCGACATGCATCGCCTCCTCCATCACGCCCTTGCCCACGGCAGGCAGGAGGCTCTGCTCGACGCCCTGTACGAGGCGAACTTCGCCGAGGACGAGCCGTTGTTCGGTGATCACGAGCGATTGGTCGAGATCGCGGTCCGCGCCGGACTCGACGAGGCAGGCGTGCGCGCGGTCGTCGACGATCCGGATGCCTACGCGGATGCCGTCCGTCGGGACGAGAGCGAGGCCGCTTCTCTCGGCGCCACCGGCGTGCCGTTCTTCGTCTTCGGCGGCAAGTATGCGGTGTCGGGTGCGCAGCCGCCCGAAACCTTTGCCAGGGCATTGCAACTGGCCTGGGGCGATCAGCTGGTCCCGGTGGGGGTGGAGTCGGCGGACACCTGCGGGCCGGACGGGTGTGCGGTTCCGGACACCGATGCCCGCGGCGCTGACGGTCGGCGCTCTGATGACTGA
- a CDS encoding OPT family oligopeptide transporter, which translates to MSTPGSVVKGAPSAGLKELTIRGIILGGLITLVFTAANVYLGLKVGLTFATAIPAAVISMSLLRYFADHSVVENNIVQTIASAAGTLSAIIFVLPGLIMIGWWTGFPYWTTVAVCLIGGILGVMYSIPLRRALVTGSDLPYPEGAAAAEVLKVGDTAQGAEENRRGLRVIVVGSVVSAVFSLLTQTKLIAGTISGTIRVGSGGTMFGAGLLFSLIGVGHLVGITVGISMLIGLIISYGVLLPIRTWGDVPVTGSIEDVVSDAFTNDVRFIGAGAIAVAAIWTLIKIIGPIVRGIRAAIVSTRARRAGTEVDLTEQDIPVTIVSGVILASLIPIGFMLWDFATGTVLHGSAAGIITVSIVFVFVIGLVVASVCGYMAGLIGSSNSPISGVGIVVVLVAAVLIKITFGSADDSQSTALVAYTLFTAAIVFGVATISNDNLQDLKTGQLVGATPWKQQVALVIGVVFGSVVIPPVLQLMQTAFGFVGAPGAGDDALPAPQAGLISSLAEGVFGGDLDWALIGVGALIGAAVIVVDEVLGKTTTRLRVPPLAVGMGMYLPMSVTLVIPIGAFIGRAYNKWAERTGRNVERKKRMGVLLATGLIVGESLWNVVFAAIVAATGDDAVLNLPFIGDGWETGSEILGVVLFVLVVAGLYKWTQNWASKESEPDAAQDSVR; encoded by the coding sequence ATGTCCACGCCAGGCTCCGTCGTGAAGGGTGCCCCGTCCGCGGGGCTCAAAGAACTCACCATCCGCGGGATCATCCTCGGTGGTCTGATCACCTTGGTGTTCACCGCAGCCAACGTCTACCTCGGTCTGAAGGTGGGGCTGACGTTCGCCACCGCCATTCCCGCTGCCGTCATCTCGATGAGCCTGCTGCGGTACTTCGCGGATCACTCCGTCGTCGAGAACAACATCGTGCAGACGATCGCGTCCGCAGCGGGAACGCTGTCGGCGATCATCTTTGTCCTTCCGGGACTCATCATGATCGGTTGGTGGACGGGCTTTCCGTACTGGACGACCGTGGCGGTGTGCCTCATCGGCGGCATCCTCGGCGTGATGTATTCGATCCCGCTGCGCCGTGCCCTGGTGACGGGATCGGATCTCCCATATCCGGAAGGGGCAGCCGCAGCCGAGGTCCTGAAAGTCGGTGACACCGCACAGGGTGCCGAGGAGAACCGGCGCGGTCTACGGGTGATCGTGGTGGGAAGTGTTGTCTCCGCGGTCTTCTCGTTGCTCACCCAGACCAAGCTGATCGCCGGCACGATCTCCGGGACCATTCGGGTCGGTTCGGGTGGAACCATGTTCGGTGCCGGACTGCTGTTCTCGCTGATCGGTGTCGGTCACCTCGTCGGCATCACGGTCGGCATCTCGATGCTGATCGGACTGATCATCTCCTACGGTGTGCTGCTGCCGATCCGGACCTGGGGAGATGTCCCGGTCACCGGTTCCATCGAGGACGTGGTGAGCGATGCCTTCACCAACGATGTCCGATTCATCGGCGCGGGTGCGATTGCGGTGGCGGCGATCTGGACGCTGATCAAGATCATCGGACCGATCGTGCGGGGGATCAGGGCGGCGATTGTCTCGACGCGGGCACGGCGCGCCGGCACCGAGGTCGATCTCACCGAACAGGACATCCCGGTCACCATCGTCTCCGGTGTCATCCTTGCCTCCTTGATTCCCATCGGATTCATGCTCTGGGACTTCGCAACTGGAACGGTGCTACACGGCAGTGCTGCCGGGATCATCACCGTGAGCATCGTCTTCGTCTTTGTCATCGGCCTGGTCGTCGCGTCCGTCTGCGGGTACATGGCCGGGCTGATCGGATCGTCGAACAGCCCGATCTCCGGGGTGGGGATCGTGGTGGTGCTGGTCGCCGCCGTCCTGATCAAGATCACCTTCGGGTCGGCAGATGATTCACAGTCCACCGCACTGGTCGCCTACACGCTCTTCACCGCGGCCATCGTCTTCGGCGTGGCGACCATCTCCAACGACAATCTGCAGGACCTCAAGACCGGTCAGCTCGTCGGCGCGACACCGTGGAAGCAGCAGGTGGCGCTGGTGATCGGCGTCGTGTTCGGTTCTGTGGTCATCCCGCCTGTGCTGCAGCTGATGCAGACGGCGTTCGGGTTCGTGGGGGCGCCGGGAGCAGGCGACGATGCACTACCCGCACCGCAGGCCGGTCTGATCTCGTCACTCGCCGAAGGAGTGTTCGGTGGCGATCTCGACTGGGCGCTGATCGGCGTGGGTGCGTTGATCGGGGCGGCGGTCATCGTCGTCGACGAGGTGCTGGGCAAGACCACGACCAGATTGCGGGTGCCTCCGCTGGCGGTCGGCATGGGAATGTATCTGCCGATGTCGGTCACCCTGGTCATCCCCATCGGCGCCTTCATCGGTCGCGCCTACAACAAATGGGCCGAGCGGACCGGCCGGAATGTGGAGCGCAAGAAGCGCATGGGTGTGCTGCTCGCCACCGGCCTCATCGTCGGTGAGAGCCTGTGGAACGTGGTGTTCGCCGCGATCGTCGCTGCGACCGGCGACGACGCCGTGCTCAACCTCCCGTTCATCGGTGACGGTTGGGAGACCGGCTCGGAGATCCTCGGCGTCGTGTTGTTCGTCCTGGTGGTCGCCGGGCTGTACAAGTGGACCCAGAACTGGGCGTCGAAGGAGTCGGAGCCGGACGCCGCGCAGGATTCGGTGCGGTAG
- a CDS encoding aspartate aminotransferase family protein: protein MTSTRDHTEPASPVAGDPQRHLLRYGGTISPELIGRAAGSHVYTVTGRALLDFTSGQMSAILGHSHPDIVETVQRQIGTLDHLFSGMLSEPVVELSARLADSLPDPLDKVLLLTTGAESNEAAIRLAKLVTGRHEVVSFARSWHGMTHAAAAATYSAGRKGYGPVAAGNLALPTPNAYRPDFVAADGSFDWQRQLDYGFEMIDAQSVGSLAACIVEPILSSGGVIDLPLGYLRALKDKCTERDMLLILDEAQTGLCRTGNWYAFERDGVVPDILTLSKTLGAGLPLAATITSAEIEAIAHERGFLFFTTHVSDPLPAAVGNTVLDVLIRDGLDARAREAGAVLRDGLLAIADRHEVVGDVRGRGLMQGIELVTDRETRTGADELGAAATRRCFDLGLHMNVVQLPGMGGIFRIAPPLTATDGELRSGLEILDQAIGECSAT, encoded by the coding sequence ATGACGAGCACTCGTGACCACACCGAGCCCGCGAGCCCGGTCGCCGGCGATCCGCAACGTCACCTGCTGCGCTACGGCGGCACGATCTCGCCGGAGCTGATCGGGCGTGCGGCGGGTAGTCACGTGTACACGGTGACCGGCCGCGCCCTTCTCGACTTCACCTCGGGCCAGATGTCGGCGATCCTCGGCCATTCACATCCGGACATCGTCGAGACGGTGCAGCGACAGATCGGCACGCTCGACCACCTCTTCAGCGGGATGCTCTCCGAGCCGGTGGTGGAACTGTCGGCGCGGCTCGCCGATTCCCTACCCGACCCGTTGGACAAGGTCCTGCTGTTGACCACCGGCGCAGAATCCAACGAGGCCGCGATCAGGTTGGCCAAGCTTGTCACCGGCAGACACGAGGTCGTGTCGTTCGCACGTTCGTGGCATGGCATGACCCATGCCGCGGCCGCCGCGACCTACAGCGCGGGCCGGAAGGGCTACGGACCGGTGGCGGCAGGCAATCTCGCCCTGCCGACCCCGAACGCGTACCGCCCCGACTTCGTGGCGGCCGACGGATCATTCGACTGGCAGCGCCAACTCGACTACGGATTCGAGATGATCGACGCCCAGTCGGTGGGCTCGCTCGCCGCCTGCATCGTCGAGCCCATTCTCTCCTCCGGCGGGGTCATCGACCTGCCCCTCGGATATCTGCGAGCGCTGAAGGACAAGTGCACCGAGCGCGACATGCTGCTGATCCTCGACGAGGCGCAGACCGGGTTGTGCCGTACCGGGAACTGGTACGCCTTCGAGCGCGACGGCGTGGTTCCCGACATCCTCACCCTCTCGAAGACCCTCGGCGCCGGCCTCCCTCTCGCCGCGACCATCACGTCGGCGGAGATCGAGGCGATCGCGCACGAACGTGGCTTCCTGTTCTTCACCACCCACGTCTCCGATCCGCTACCGGCCGCCGTCGGCAACACGGTCCTCGATGTGCTCATCCGAGACGGACTCGATGCGCGGGCCCGAGAAGCGGGCGCAGTCCTGCGAGACGGCCTTCTCGCGATCGCGGACCGTCACGAGGTGGTCGGCGATGTTCGTGGACGCGGACTCATGCAGGGCATCGAATTGGTCACTGATCGCGAGACCAGAACCGGTGCAGACGAACTCGGCGCCGCCGCGACGAGGCGCTGCTTCGACCTCGGACTACACATGAACGTGGTCCAACTTCCCGGTATGGGTGGGATCTTCCGCATCGCACCTCCCCTGACCGCCACCGACGGCGAATTGCGATCCGGACTCGAGATACTCGATCAGGCCATCGGGGAGTGCTCCGCCACCTAG
- a CDS encoding crotonase/enoyl-CoA hydratase family protein: protein MDQPLDISTEGGVSVWTINLPDVGNAITGADLIAAFEDAVDAANADADVRAVILTGAGHIFSAGGNVREMADEEGLFGLGGAEQRFGYADGIQRIPRAMLRCEVPVIGAVNGAAVGAGCDLAMMCDLRIAAESAFFAESFVQIGLIPGDGGSWFLQRAIGYERAAEMTFTGDRVHAAKALEWGMVSRVVPDGELLDAARELAGRIAKNPPHALRMAKRLLTESRTSSLDTVLNLAAAMQPLAHQTSEHKERVARWSKR, encoded by the coding sequence GTGGACCAACCTCTGGACATCAGCACCGAAGGGGGTGTCTCGGTGTGGACGATCAACCTCCCCGACGTCGGCAACGCCATCACCGGAGCAGATCTGATCGCCGCATTCGAGGATGCCGTGGACGCAGCGAACGCCGACGCCGATGTTCGCGCCGTGATCCTCACCGGCGCGGGCCACATCTTCTCTGCCGGCGGGAATGTCCGGGAAATGGCGGATGAGGAAGGACTGTTCGGCCTCGGCGGCGCTGAGCAACGGTTCGGCTATGCCGATGGGATACAACGGATTCCGCGAGCGATGCTGCGATGCGAGGTGCCGGTGATCGGCGCGGTCAACGGCGCCGCGGTCGGTGCCGGTTGCGATCTGGCGATGATGTGCGATCTGCGTATCGCCGCCGAATCCGCCTTTTTCGCCGAGAGTTTCGTCCAGATCGGACTGATACCCGGCGATGGCGGCTCCTGGTTCCTGCAGCGCGCCATCGGCTACGAACGGGCCGCCGAGATGACCTTCACCGGCGACCGCGTCCACGCCGCCAAGGCCCTCGAGTGGGGCATGGTGAGCCGCGTCGTGCCCGACGGCGAGCTCCTCGACGCAGCCCGGGAACTGGCGGGACGTATCGCGAAGAATCCGCCGCATGCACTGCGCATGGCCAAACGCCTACTCACCGAATCGCGGACCAGCTCGCTCGACACGGTGCTGAATCTGGCGGCCGCGATGCAGCCGCTCGCGCATCAGACGAGTGAGCACAAGGAGCGGGTGGCGCGCTGGTCGAAGCGATGA
- a CDS encoding dihydrofolate reductase family protein, translated as MNISADGYVVDADGNFDWSQPADDVFAYWVGAQQESAMDVYGRNLWETMQYWAAPPPESSPAELEYAEAWQNTPRIVVSSTLEDVDGADLVRDISGIPDRDGEVQIGGATLAASMLDRIDEFRPVVYPVAIGGGVPFFPAGARLDLELVQTRPFESGPVLFRYARRR; from the coding sequence ATGAACATCTCGGCCGACGGCTACGTCGTCGACGCCGACGGCAACTTCGACTGGTCCCAACCGGCGGACGATGTGTTCGCGTACTGGGTGGGCGCCCAGCAGGAGTCCGCGATGGATGTCTACGGACGCAACCTGTGGGAGACGATGCAGTATTGGGCGGCACCCCCGCCGGAGTCGTCGCCCGCCGAACTCGAGTACGCCGAAGCGTGGCAGAACACACCGCGGATCGTCGTCTCGAGCACGCTGGAGGACGTCGACGGCGCCGACCTGGTGCGCGACATCAGCGGGATCCCCGACCGCGACGGCGAGGTACAGATCGGCGGCGCGACACTGGCCGCGTCGATGCTCGACCGTATCGACGAGTTCCGTCCGGTCGTGTACCCCGTGGCGATCGGCGGTGGCGTGCCGTTCTTCCCGGCGGGTGCGCGATTGGATCTCGAGCTGGTGCAGACGCGGCCGTTCGAGTCCGGCCCGGTGTTGTTCCGGTACGCGCGTCGTCGTTAG
- a CDS encoding ribokinase translates to MESSSPIDVAVVGTLNMDVIVRVGRMPRAGETILGTSLSERPGGKGANQALAAAGVTRTALIGAVGNDDAAHRLVANQNDGGVELGHLHHVDGISGQAIIEVDDRGDNRIIVLTGANAALTPGQVERGLDELMPKIVLTQLESPLDVTACAAAWAIANDRRFLLNPSPVCRLDEHVIGAADPLIVNEDEAVFYAGGDPADDPTDVARRLLDHSRSAVITMGGEGVVVASPDEIRRIEVEQVRAVDTTGAGDLFAGILAGHLARGETLTDAVAPAAAAATEFVARPRDR, encoded by the coding sequence ATGGAATCCTCGTCACCGATCGACGTCGCGGTCGTCGGGACCTTGAACATGGATGTGATCGTGCGGGTCGGTCGTATGCCCCGGGCCGGAGAGACCATCCTGGGCACCTCGCTCTCGGAGCGTCCCGGCGGCAAAGGCGCCAATCAGGCCTTGGCCGCAGCCGGGGTGACTCGCACGGCACTGATCGGGGCGGTCGGGAACGACGACGCGGCGCACCGCCTGGTCGCGAACCAGAACGACGGTGGGGTCGAGCTCGGCCATCTCCATCACGTCGACGGCATCAGCGGTCAGGCGATCATCGAGGTGGACGACCGGGGAGACAACCGGATCATCGTCCTGACCGGCGCCAATGCAGCGCTCACGCCCGGCCAGGTGGAACGCGGACTCGACGAGTTGATGCCGAAGATCGTTCTCACACAACTCGAGTCGCCGCTCGACGTCACGGCCTGCGCGGCGGCGTGGGCCATTGCGAACGACCGTCGGTTTCTCCTGAACCCGAGCCCGGTGTGCCGCCTCGACGAGCACGTCATCGGTGCCGCGGACCCGTTGATCGTCAACGAGGACGAGGCCGTGTTCTACGCCGGCGGCGACCCGGCCGACGATCCCACGGACGTCGCCCGTCGCCTGCTCGACCACTCGCGATCGGCGGTCATCACCATGGGCGGCGAGGGAGTCGTCGTCGCCAGTCCCGACGAGATCCGTCGCATCGAGGTCGAGCAGGTGCGGGCCGTCGACACCACCGGTGCGGGAGATCTGTTCGCGGGGATCCTGGCCGGCCACCTCGCGCGGGGTGAGACGCTGACCGACGCGGTCGCACCGGCGGCCGCCGCAGCGACCGAATTCGTTGCGCGGCCGCGTGATCGCTAA
- a CDS encoding cupin domain-containing protein has translation MTVESTDTTTPFLVTSDAWQNLPKMPDAEYPGTEGFIGDVYENPQGSVMCSGYFELRHTDDPLYYEYEYDEMKVVLEGEFLLENKETGQTAVAKAKDAIFFPKGSKIYFSTPSYALAFYAGHRDADLL, from the coding sequence ATGACCGTCGAGAGCACTGACACCACGACACCGTTCCTGGTCACCAGCGACGCCTGGCAGAACCTGCCCAAGATGCCCGACGCGGAGTATCCGGGCACCGAGGGATTCATCGGCGACGTGTACGAGAACCCGCAGGGCAGCGTGATGTGCTCCGGCTACTTCGAGTTGCGCCACACCGACGACCCGCTCTACTACGAGTACGAATACGACGAGATGAAAGTCGTTCTCGAGGGCGAGTTCCTGTTGGAGAACAAGGAGACCGGACAGACGGCGGTCGCGAAGGCCAAGGACGCGATCTTCTTCCCCAAGGGCTCCAAGATCTACTTCAGCACGCCGAGCTACGCACTGGCCTTCTATGCCGGCCACCGCGACGCCGATCTGCTCTGA
- a CDS encoding dimethylamine monooxygenase subunit DmmA family protein, with translation MSQIAVSSIPVWARPAAPIGGDLPEVSGRSFLLIGVGDGALVEIARWKGVLPDDVDQQVLTFAESDRAASALRTELSAARVGLRVIIIGSVGAALTLRGVAVSAGLEDDEIYVTTTEVGDIEVFCTHCRDVTPTSSAVGDTVVCGGCDRNLLIYHHVSRRSGRYLGYLIDAETAVLPRESAQ, from the coding sequence ATGTCGCAGATCGCAGTCTCCAGCATCCCCGTCTGGGCGCGACCCGCGGCGCCGATCGGAGGCGATCTGCCCGAGGTGTCGGGCAGATCGTTCCTCCTCATCGGTGTGGGGGACGGCGCCCTCGTCGAGATCGCGCGGTGGAAGGGCGTACTGCCGGATGACGTCGACCAGCAGGTGTTGACCTTCGCCGAGTCCGATCGGGCGGCATCCGCGCTGCGGACTGAGCTGTCCGCTGCCCGTGTCGGTCTCCGGGTGATCATCATCGGGTCCGTCGGTGCGGCGCTCACCCTGCGCGGCGTCGCCGTGTCCGCGGGCCTCGAGGACGACGAGATCTACGTGACCACAACAGAGGTCGGTGACATCGAGGTCTTCTGTACTCACTGTCGCGACGTGACCCCGACGTCGTCGGCGGTCGGCGACACCGTCGTCTGTGGCGGCTGTGACCGCAACCTGCTCATCTACCACCATGTTTCACGGCGGTCCGGCCGGTACCTCGGCTACCTGATCGACGCGGAGACGGCGGTTCTGCCCCGGGAGTCCGCACAATGA
- a CDS encoding PDR/VanB family oxidoreductase: MKLVVTSIAEAATGVRDITFAAPDGAELPGFVPGSHLVVAAGERTNAYSLTSDGMAPQHYSISVLRIENGDGGSRWMHDRVSIGDVVDVELPRSAFSPAARATKHLLVAGGIGVTPILSHLRAARRWAREVQVLYTFREGHAAHVDEVVALAGRRAELFADRVSFTERLALVLADQPIGTHLYACGPAGMIDHVVETAATVGWPESRIHFERFGADVLDAGDRFAVRLTESGTTLDIPSGTSVLEALEDNGLTIPNRCRQGVCGECRLPLSAGTPVHRDLYLTDEEKGLGDAFMPCVSRASEGSTLEVPL, from the coding sequence ATGAAGCTGGTCGTCACCTCGATCGCCGAGGCCGCCACCGGAGTCCGCGACATCACGTTCGCCGCCCCCGACGGCGCCGAGTTGCCGGGCTTCGTGCCGGGCAGTCACCTCGTCGTCGCGGCGGGCGAGAGGACGAATGCCTACAGCTTGACCTCTGATGGCATGGCGCCACAACACTATTCGATCTCGGTGTTGCGGATCGAGAATGGCGACGGCGGCTCCCGATGGATGCACGACCGTGTGTCGATCGGCGACGTCGTCGACGTCGAACTGCCGCGTAGCGCTTTCTCGCCGGCAGCACGTGCCACCAAACATCTCCTCGTCGCGGGCGGTATCGGTGTGACGCCGATCCTCTCGCATCTGCGGGCGGCACGTCGCTGGGCGCGAGAGGTGCAGGTGCTGTACACATTCCGGGAGGGTCACGCCGCGCACGTCGACGAGGTGGTGGCTCTGGCGGGTCGGCGGGCGGAGTTGTTCGCCGATCGCGTGTCGTTCACCGAACGACTCGCCCTCGTGCTCGCCGACCAGCCGATCGGGACCCATCTGTACGCCTGCGGCCCGGCGGGCATGATCGACCACGTGGTCGAAACGGCGGCCACCGTGGGCTGGCCGGAGTCGAGGATTCACTTCGAACGCTTCGGAGCGGATGTGCTCGACGCCGGTGACCGGTTCGCCGTGCGATTGACCGAATCGGGTACGACACTGGATATCCCATCGGGAACCTCGGTCCTCGAGGCCCTGGAGGACAACGGGCTGACGATTCCCAACCGCTGCCGTCAGGGTGTGTGCGGCGAATGCCGCCTACCTCTGTCGGCCGGAACACCGGTCCACCGGGACCTCTACCTCACCGACGAGGAGAAGGGCCTCGGGGACGCGTTCATGCCATGCGTCTCGCGCGCATCCGAAGGCTCCACACTGGAGGTACCACTGTGA